A segment of the Coffea arabica cultivar ET-39 chromosome 8c, Coffea Arabica ET-39 HiFi, whole genome shotgun sequence genome:
ACTGGAAACTCCCAAATGGTCTCAAACCCAATGATTTAGACATGACAGAGACTATGGGAGTAACTGCGCCAAGAAAGGACAATCTTCGCTTGCTTGCCACTGTGTATGATGCATCACTTGACGTTAGCGCAGAAACATAGGGCATGAGTACTTCCGGTGTTACTAacgtttcagaaaaaaaaaaaaaaaaaaaaaagagtacttTCGGTGAATATGTGGGAAGTGGCTTCCAAGTCATTTGCTATATTCACTCTGCTTTGGGTAAATTTCCTTTAAGatataataatgatatttgCTTTAATAACACCTTGCACTAGTGTTTTAATACCATAAAAAAAGAAGCGTTTGTTATGCTTTTACAGAATTTCCAATGTAGAATAGCAGTAGCATGACAGACGCTTGCGAGTCAAACTCACAGATGCTATTCTTCCGATTTTTTCATATTTCCAAATAAGCGCCTAAATTAACTTAATTAAAGAATCAGCCCAATGCATCACCAAACTCTAATATGATGGATTTAATTTGGGTTTTACAAATTCGATTGGATAGCTTTGGAAATGTTGTTTCTAGCatgaattgttttttttttttaaaaacacttCAAAAAGTCTTGGGTTTCATCATAATTGCTTTTGGTGAAATATTTTCTATGTGAAGTGGTGGAAGCGAGCGGAGAGTCTGCAAGGTAGGTAGAGCCGTAGAGGGGGTGTTGGGAATATGGAAATTTAGGAGGGAAATTATATTAATGCTTTTCTATTTTCATGCCACGGGACAAACACGTGACTTGTCTCGTGCAAATCTCGAACGGTCGAGAAGCATCGCTAACTTGGTTTCAAGTTTTGCACGGCCATAATGCTACTTTCCTTCTAATGTGTTACAACCATTATAATTTACTACTAGGAGGTGATCACCGCGCAAATACGTTGAAAGGAAACATTTGTTCTTGAAAAATTCATGAATAATTACGTCTTGATATAAATAATGGAACTTAGCAGTTGAAAAATTTATTAGCTTTTTGAGTTTCATTTACCATAGTAGTAACGGACAAGGAACCACTCGAATTACTTATTGAAATTGTAATATaaaatttggaagaaataaaGAAGGATATTTTTTATGAGAAGGTATGAAGCATTTATGGTGCATATTGATTCTCAACCTAAGTATCAGCACCACCTATGTTAGAGCATTTGTGGACTTTTTTGGCTGAATATTGGGCAACCTTGATCTCTTTAATTTCCTTTGATGCCTTGGGAATTTGGCTAATTCGAAGAGTAGCACTGCCTCTTTTTGATCTTTTACGTGACAGACAAAATGGCAGTTTTAGCGTTAAATATTTTGATTAATTCATTATTCTCACGCTTCCATTCTGCGTCATTttatttatattcatttttgtaAGCACAGTTTGCTGTCGTGCTCGCACTCGTGGTCCTGATTTTAGATGCAATTGTTTCACATCGATCACGATAATATCGGTCTTGAATTGGGTGATGCACacattttaacaaataatatttaaaaattctaaaaaattactaaaaatagaaaataccatAACAAATACaataatgaaattgaaattgctaaatgtatatgttAATATAGCCAATCACTAATTCACTAATTCAATTAAAGAAGTTGATGTTGTTCTAACCATTAATGTCAAAGGACCACCAATATGGATTGATCTTAATGTTAAATACACTTCATATTTCTAAATACATGATACATGAAATCCAAATCATAATCTCCAATATGATACAGTACAATTATAGCCACAGGAGTCAAATATATTTGTAATAAAAAAGCACTACCTATCATAAAATAATAACTATCCTATGACTAGAGAACTAATttaatatagaaaaaaaaagaagagtaaaTCACAAAAACAAACATTAGTTTCAAAAAGCGAAAGAAAAGGACCTCTAAGCCGAATGAACGAGCCTGAGATCTGTCCTAGAAGATGGAGCCACCAAATCTCTTGGGCCTAAATTTGATGTTTTGACTGATTGGGTTAGTAGACtaatttattcatttatcacCTTTTTTTAAGGCAAAAATATCAGCCCTCGTCATTCTTTTATCGATGCTTTTCCTGGCTCTCGGGTGTCCACTCTCTTTCCTTGGGATGGTTGCCCCTCCAGGGCCCTCGGGGCGagggttggggcggggggaatttttttttccgtttagaaacggggcaggggcgggggagtataccccgGCTCCATTCCCTGCCTCGccacccgcaaaaaaaaaaaaatatatatagatataattatatataatatgtaatttaattagttataaatttatgataatgatattattagttagatgcattatataatgtatattagtgtatgtaatataattgatattatcaattatacgaaTAACtagacatgtctactaatagaatttattaattagttatactaaatttactaatacatttatactaaatttttaattacacttaatagaataacgttttttctaaaaaaaaagtacaaacacaataatgaattagtgattgtatttgtaccaaaagtgaaaacttaattattttaattgtatttatttcatcatgttggattgtattcaaataacttttgtttgattgtttttatgagtttcaattgtaaagttacaatgaataataacttgatgatgtgttaatattttaatacttgattctttattaaaatttaattataataaaattttattaatcccgaataaaaaattttattaactccGCGGGAACACCCATAGGGGAAGCGGGGTGGGGCGGGGGACGGGACGGGGGACGGGGGGGGGGGAATTAATAGGCAATGGGGCGAGGGGCGGGGGATATTTTGATTAATTCATTATTAGCGGGGTGTTCGTATAACTCCTTCACCTTCTCACGCTTCCATTCTGCGTCATTTTATTTATATGCATTTTTGTAAGCACAGTTTGCTACTTTGCTGTCGTGCTCACGCTTGTGGTCCCGATTTCGTACGCAATTGTTTCACATCGATCACGATAATGCCGGTCTTGAATTGGGTGATGCACacattttaacaaataatatttaaaaattctaaaaaatgcaccgttgccatccctactcTTTCCCCGATCTCCTTAGTCCTTCCCTTTCCTCTGTAATTAAATCAAGAAAAACCTTCTCAAATCTCAAATGACCTCCCAGAAATTATATCCTTCAATTTATTTATACCAAAAATCTAGAATGATTGAAGAGAGATGATTATGGTGAAAACACCCATCTTTTTCTCGGATTTTAGTGAATTTCTAGTCATCGAATATGCTTCTTTGTTGGTTTATATCAATTACTTGATGATTGTTTGGTTCCTATTGCTTGTTGAGTTTAATGGAAGAAAACAAGGGTTttatttggattgcaattttctagagttttttttgtaaaaaaaatgtaCCGTAGAGATTTGAAATATGTGAAACAAAAAAGTtagtgaaaaatatgttcacaaaGAACGTACGCAGTTACTGAAGACTTATTCTAGACCATTTGCCATGACATCCTCatgatattttaaatttttagaattacttcatatatgtgaaatatctaTTCGTGCCATTTCAACTTTTTAAAATTACGATTTAACTCTAAATTGTttaaaagtttttaaatttcttgctAACTTTAATGTTTCTCatgattaaattatttttaaaactaattATCTAAATAGTAAGTTAAATTTTATAACTTTtcaatatttattcataaataatATATTTGATACATTATTAAGATTTTATTCTAgtttgttcctttttttattttattctttattcATTATTCACACTTGGTACAATATAATATAGTGATTATAAAAATAAACTTATTTAATCTATTTATCATTGCCATAATTTTTTAAGTTACTTTCATCGAACTAATTTAGTTCTAACACATTTTTTCAACAGCCTGAATcagacttttgttgttttataaacctaatcccagaattaacctcaaaagccggcaactcttgaggcaaTCCCAGGGACTTATAtcccaacccaaacccaaccccaaccccgatgtgggacaaaTGTACCTATAGGGGGGACCTGCTGCTAAGTGGGATACTACCACCCAATACCCTTTCAACCCTGAGGCAATTTGTCTTTTTTCAACAGCCTGAATcagacttttgttgttttataaacctaatcccagaattaacctcaaaagccggcaactcttgaggcaaTCCCAGGGACTTATAtcccaacccaaacccaaccccaaccccgatgtgggacaaaTGTACCTATAGGGGGGACCTGCTGCTAAGTGGGATACTACCACCCAATACCCTTTCAACCCTGAGGCAATTTAGTTCTAACACATTGATCAACCAATTATGCACTCATATAGTATTATTCATTTTAGCGGtctataaaataatatattaattatttGTGACATATTTATGACATCACAATACAATAGTTAGTCAAATGATTGAACCAGTGACAGTTAATGTCACAGTAAAATTTCTGTTTCAATGACCGATTTGGATTTCAAAACCTTGGTTACAGGTAATTTGATATTTTGGACATCGATATATCATCTCACCGGCATGCACTGAGTCGGTTGCGCATCGTCTGAGTCAACTCGGACTCAGAACGATATGGTGAACTTTTGTGTGGGTAAAAATAGTCATATAGTCAACGCCAACCAATTTGTAGAAATAGGAGGTACAGTAAACTGCAGAGAGAGCATCCAAGTAGAAAGCCACACAGACAATGGATCTACCCTTCAACTTCGTTGCTTTCTTTCtgttcctatcctttcttttagCTTTGATCAAGGGGTTGAAGAGATCAAAAACAGCCCAAAAACTGCCACCATCTCCATGGAAACTACCAATTATAGGACATATGCATCATTTGATGGGTTCCCCCCCACATCATGCTCTCAGAAAATTAGCTCAAAAGTATGGACCTCTAATGAACATTCAGCTCGGTCAAATGACTGCGATTGTAGTAACATCGCCCCGTTTGGCGAAGGAGATCATGAAGACTCATGATCTTGCCTTTGCAGACCGTGCAGAATTCCTATCTGGAAAGATCATGTGCTATGATTGTTCAGACATCGCTTGCTGTCGATATGGTGACTACTGGAGACAAATGCGTAAAATATGCACCTTGGAACTCCTCAGTGCTAAAAGCGTCCGATCATTTGTTTCTGTTCGCCAAGATGAGGCTTTGCATCTGATATCATCGATTAAGGTTCTAGCTGGTGCTCGAGAACCAATCGATTTAACAGAAAAAGTGTCCTCATACACCAGTTCCGTGGTTTGCAGAGCAGCATTTGGGAAGGTAAGCAAAGATGATCATGCTGCATTCTTACAGCTAATGAAGGAAGCACTTCCTATAGCAAGTGCCTTTGATATTTCTGATCTGTTACCATCATTCAAGATTCTTCATCCCCTCCTATCAGTAGAATCTAAACTACTGAAGATGCACCATAGGGAAGacgaaattttggaaaaaataattgATCAGCATATAGACAACCAAGCAAGAAGAAATATATCCACGGGCGAGTATGGCCAGgaagatttgattgatgtccTTCTAAGAGTTAAAGAAAGTGGTGAACTTCAATTTCCAATTACCAAGAATAATATCAAAGCTGTTATCCATGTAAGTGCTCAACCAATTTTTGTCTTATTACGATTACATCTTTTAGTTTCAACTCTCAAACAAAGATTCTATGCATTATATGTGATGCAGGACGTATTTGGAGCAGGAACTGAGACTTCGTCCTCAATAGTGGATTGGGCGATGTCCGAGATGATTAGAAATCCAGGTGTGATGGCTAAGGCACAGAGTGAAATAAGGAATGCTTTTAGAGGAAAAAACACGATTGAAGAAACTGATATTCAACAACTGCAATACCTAAGGTCAGTGATCAAAGAAACTTTGAGGCTACACCCTCCAATCCCTTTGTTGATTCCAAGAGAGTGTAGGGAGGAatgtgaaattgatggatatattaTCCCCGTCAAAACGAAAATCTTGGTTAATGCCTGGGCAATTGGAAGAGACCCTGAGTATTGGGATGATCCAGAATGTTTCAAGCCAGAGAGATTTGAAGAAAGTCCCATTGACTTCACTGGAAGTCGTTTCGAATTTCTACCATTTGGTGCAGGTAGGAGAATTTGCCCGGGAATTTCATTCGGTTTGGCAAATGTTGAGGTTGCTTTAGCTCTCTTGCTCTATCATTTTGATTGGAAACTCCCGAATGGCCTCGACACTAAGGATTTAGACATGAAAGAGACTGTCGGAATAACTGCTTCAAGAACAACCAATCTTCGCTTGCTGGCCACTTCCTATGATACATCATCTGTGAACTGTGATCCCTGATTTGAAAAATCGAGCTCTGTAAGCATAGTTTCCCTCTCCTTTCAAAGCCTATGATTTATTGAATGGAAACTTACACGGCCAATGTATACCTTATAATTTTCCCGGTGATAATGatatgtgctttttttttttttttttttttttttttttttttactttttatatCGACAAACGCTTTAGAATCAACGATGCCAAAGCAATGGAAGACCCCTTCAACTTCAttgctttgtttcttttcctatcCTATCCCTTGGTAGAGCTTTTGTCAACCAAACGAAAAGATGGAGTTGTAACTTATACCAAGGTTAAGGATACGATACATATGCAGTCTGATAATTTCTATGGTGCTTTAATTTTTTACAAACCGACCTTGAAATTGGTTGATATTCTCAAAGTGATCTAGAATATTAAATTTCAAAAGAACTCAGTACACAGAAAAGCATAAATTTTAGCTCATGTCACCATGACCATTTCTACATATCAAATGTATAAAATCGTATCGcaaattttaattattattcCTTCCTTGCAAATGTTTGATTCCTGCGATTTTTttaaaagagtaaatcttatatatattgacaatATACGTACTTTCATCGTTTTAAATTTATGACATATATGTAAAAGTTaagtttaaaatttaaaatttatataattattattaatttaaTGCATTCCTTTTCAAAATATGACAAATCACGGATaataagaaaagaaactacGAAATAATGGTGCACGACGATTGATGCGCGTAAGAGTTGCATTTTAAACCAAACGCGACACGTATTATATTGTCGTGAGAAATGGTCCTACACCGTATCGGCAAAATAAATATAACTCGTAATTGCCTTTTTGGACTAAAAGATGCCTTTTTGTGCCCTTCATGACAATCATGTGGCAAACAGACCCCACTGTTTTTCCAATAATTGGTGGCTCTATTGGACCTGGTTGCACGGCATATTCTGCCATGAGCCCCACAAATGGGCCCACATCTGGTCGTTGAGCATAGTGACCATTTGTGAGCTTCCGGTCGACATGGTCCGGTAGAAGCGCCGAAGCAAGATTAAATATGTGTTGTATAGCTATCATGCACCTTGCAATATCTCACCAAGATCTAGGTTAGGAAGACTTTTCTGCccctaaaatatataaaaatatctGGACGGCGGCCTGCTGCCAATTCAAGGGCTTGAACATGGATCTTAGCTTAGGAATTGGTCAGCAAGCTAAGGACTTGTTTGTTTGGGCAGTAATTTTTTAAAGaataattattatattttttatgaatatattttttaataatttttttattttatgtatattaaatcgttacagtaatattttctataaaaaatctacaaaagtacaatccaaacaaagtcgAAGACTGTTGGTTCTTGATTGCAGTGATTCAAACAGAATCTCCATGTCTAGATCGCTGGAGTCGAGGCCATTTGGGCGATTCCGGTCAACATGATAAAGCAAAAGAGCCAGACGAAGCTCAATATTGGCCAAACCAAAAGAATTCCCTGCACAAATTCTCCTCTCTCAACCAAAATGGTTTGGGAGGACTTGCAGTGCATTTCTATTGTCACAATTTTGCGTATGTAGTTTTTCTCATCAACATTGATGATAAAAGGGAAGAACAGTTTAGCTAGATAAAAACTACAAGCATTGCTACACTGTAATCAACTAAGCAGTGCAAAACAAAAACTACATGATATTGAATGACAAATGAAAATATTATTAGAAAAGTCATAGTTAGGCGGGTTTTTCACTTATTGCAAATCATTTCTTTACTGGTTATTCGTGCTACTCCAATAAATAGTTTAGTTAGTACTCGCAGTCTCTCTCTCAGGAATAAATTACTATAAGCAACTTAAAATGTGTTGGTTGCTTACTGTAAAGTGTAAACTAGGAATGGGGTCTCCTAAATTGATTCCCTacccaatatatatatatatatatatatatatatatataaagagatTAACCGATATTCATCCTAAGCATGGTTTTAAAtagaagtggcaaaatggataAATGGTTGATAAATGATTTTAGTTAAATGGATAGTGGATCAAATTGATCCAATCCAATTAaaaccatttaataaatggatctaaatgtatgtcatttaaatggatagtgtaaaccatgatccatccatttatccatttactctcccaaatcctaaatttaagatccaaatattttttttccagaaaatatAGATCCCCAAATTTCTATTCTTAAATCACCTAAAATCTTTTGGTAATAACAAATGCTTGTACTACTACTCTATTTCGGTTCTTCATAAAATTAGTTTAGTTCCAAGAAAATTTAACTGCTGTGGTCAATTTAACCTTTCGTCGTTACTTTAAGTATCATTTTGTAAAGTAATGAACAATTAAGAACTTGGctacatttttataatttttgaatgaattgaatACGGCTTTACAGTGAAAAGAAGTTTATGTTTCTAATTTTTTGCACTCCTGTTCAAGAGTGATGTCTTGAATAAAAGTGGAATTCTAATAAGAAATCTTATGTTATTtgacaagtaaaatattttcatcacATGTGCACGTAGTACCTAAAAATATATGAAACTCCTTATTATACCATTGATATACAACCTACCTTATATCACTTAGTAAATTAggtgtctttttttttggattgttgGGTTGGGTGATAAGGGGAGAGGGATTGCAAGTATGaggatttggaaaaaaaaaaggtgtcatTTACATATCTTAACCAATGTTGCGGGGACACtcgttagaaaaattctttttataaataaaagaattaaaaaaataaaaaatattttgacactGCATGATGCATTCTcgctttttctttacttaagaaTATAAATGTTTGCAATCATTACTACGTgagagtttaattaaaaaaaaaagagtagagactaaaatataattttgaaaaggatGGAAGAAGCCTAAGAACTAGAAGCaaataaaatgcaattaatGTTATTTACAACTTGGCATGTGAGGAAGTTATGAAGAAAAGAATAGGTGGTCCCACAAAATTAATTTGACATATGAGAAAGTTACGAGGAAAAGAATAAATGGtcccacaagattttatctcgcatttttataaatgtgttttctattttttaagttAAATGGATGTATATGGATAAGAtggataatccatttaaatccaccaatataattggatttaaatggttatccatttaaaaccattgaatttatatggatcatccaaatccatttaaggttggtttatatggatggattggtggatatgaatccattttgccacttctagTTTTAAACCAGCTCAACCTTGATGGTTGAACCGGTTAGAGTTCCATCAATCTACTATCCAGTTTGATCAAGCCAACAAACCTAGAATTTGCCTTGACTCAGTTGAACCGGCTAGTTTGCTGCCACTAGTTGAATTAAGAACAAAGTTTTCAAATTTGGTCAAACTTCCAGATTAAATGATAATATGCATATAAATACAAACCAATTTCCAATACAATCTTATTTTCAACAAACTTATGGTAAATAACCTCATGCATTTGTGTCTttttatatacattttttttttcatttttctctacCTTCCCCAAATTACACATAAGTATATTTCTCTTTTCAACTTTTGATCAAAGTCTAAGCACATATACTTTATGTCCTTTTTAAAAGGTTAATTTATTgtacttcctttttttttcatttttcttatagCCTTTTCACAATTTAGATATTCACTAAATATAATTAATAATCATTACCTAGTTGTGACATCATGGATTAATCATTTTGGCCCAACAATCGAACAAATAATTCTTGACCCAATAAATTTTCTAGTCAAAAAATAAATGGGTTGGATTTCAAAACCTTGGTTTTAAGATTTACTTTTGCAAAATTCATGTATATGCAGCAGTCTGTCACATGTGAATTTAATATTGTAGTCCATAATGGTGAATTCTGTCCAAAGAAGTACTACGCTGACTTGGCAAGAATTGCTTGGCCCGTCGATAGAAGGAAAGTTTGCTTGGGCCAgatcaatttgaaaaaaaaaaaggtcgatGGTGAGGATTACctttctcaaaaagaaaaaaaatgtaatttgtGGATTATGTGGTGTACATCGTTTTCAAAATTGTGTGTACGATTtacaaataattattttatgtttACAATATGTTGAAAGTGATTTACATCCTAAAGAAACAAATTCACATTTTGTCAAAATGGACAAAACTGCCCTGGGAGTGTTGCACCATCGTGTCCCCGACCATCGTTTATAGCCTTGGATatccctattttttttttaattttttataatccACAGGTATTGCATCCGTTTTACAGTCTCCGATTAATTCTATTCAATTCGTGTTGGGCCCTTTGCAGGGAAGCTCTCCTAACATTATCTTTTTCATTCTCATGAGTTTCGAACCCGAAATTTCACAGTTAAATGATGCAAGCCCTTTCTGCTTGCACCAACAGCGGATATCCCTACTATATCTAAGGAGAGCGTGACACTTCCACTGCTCACCTCTTTTCATCTCCACTTCTAGGGttgattttgtcattttatCTGATGCTTTtcgactatttttttttttggcatggCATACTACTAACATCTACTGCAAATGTACTTGAAGTATGATTTTGCCCTCATGTCCTGCTATTTGCTTCAATTGGGTGGAGTGTATATGTATGAGTTTACTGTTCTACCCTTTAAGATGCTAATTGAGTGGGTATTGTGTACAATTTGTCTTTGGACTTTTTGGTCAATTAGTTCATTAGATTTGGCTGGTAGGGTTAATAAAAGTCAGTATTAATTTTGGTACACATAAGCTTTTACCAAGATGAAAACAAACATCCAAAAATCTAAGGGCAAAAAATCGCGGTGATCCTCAAACTTTCAACTTTGCACACTTTTAGTCCTCTAACTAATAAGTGCATAAATATAGTCcttcaattaataaaaatatgTAGTCATAGTCCTTTCGTCTAATTTAACTGTTAAGATGGACAAGAAGATACAAAAATGATACAAaaaataaagggataatttcagaaacctcccttgaggtttttaacaatttcatttgGCTCCCTtgatgttttaaaaattacacatacctcccttatcatttaaaatgacaatactacccttgaatatttaatgaaatttcctTGTTTGGTATGTTTATATTTAGaatgacttttaaaattattttgtattcttttccttcttattccttttttttaaaaatttttgccaataaaactgTAAAACTATCATTATTATCTCTAGTTTCTATTGCAATCAAATGTCCAATTAGTGATTTTTTAATGAGTTAGCTTTATATGCAATCCAATGTTTTTGCtgatttttatttctattttttggtattaaaattaacaataaatcaaaagaaaatggtcCGAAATCACtattaaattatgataatccaactatttaaaaaattcataaacactaaatgaattattttaacattttcttttctattttataaatttaaatccataataaaataccatcaaatGTATCCTATCAtaatgataaaattattattattgccgTTTATTAATAGTAGGTATGAATATGAAAAATTTGGCACATTTTTCTTATAATATtactagataatcttataattgtatagggaagtaaattaaaactcattgcACAAGA
Coding sequences within it:
- the LOC113706593 gene encoding premnaspirodiene oxygenase-like, which encodes MDLPFNFVAFFLFLSFLLALIKGLKRSKTAQKLPPSPWKLPIIGHMHHLMGSPPHHALRKLAQKYGPLMNIQLGQMTAIVVTSPRLAKEIMKTHDLAFADRAEFLSGKIMCYDCSDIACCRYGDYWRQMRKICTLELLSAKSVRSFVSVRQDEALHLISSIKVLAGAREPIDLTEKVSSYTSSVVCRAAFGKVSKDDHAAFLQLMKEALPIASAFDISDLLPSFKILHPLLSVESKLLKMHHREDEILEKIIDQHIDNQARRNISTGEYGQEDLIDVLLRVKESGELQFPITKNNIKAVIHDVFGAGTETSSSIVDWAMSEMIRNPGVMAKAQSEIRNAFRGKNTIEETDIQQLQYLRSVIKETLRLHPPIPLLIPRECREECEIDGYIIPVKTKILVNAWAIGRDPEYWDDPECFKPERFEESPIDFTGSRFEFLPFGAGRRICPGISFGLANVEVALALLLYHFDWKLPNGLDTKDLDMKETVGITASRTTNLRLLATSYDTSSVNCDP